A stretch of DNA from Desmonostoc muscorum LEGE 12446:
GGTGGGAATATACTTAAAGACCAGAGAGTTGTGATTGCTGTAGATGGTGGCAGGAGTAGAATTAGGATTAATAAAAAAGGTAGAAAAAATCTCAAAACAAACAAGCACGGCTTTACAGGGGAATGGGTTGAGCCAAAATTATTAACAATTTATGTGGTTGATGAACAGGGTAAAAAAGTTAAAAATGGCGAAATAAACATTGTAAATGATGGCACTTATGAAGACTATAAAGGCTTTTTGCCAATTTTAGAAATGCATCTGATTAGTTTGGGAATTAGTCAAGCAAAACAAGTTTTATTAGTTGCTGACGGTGCTGAATGGATTTGGAAGCATATTCCCCCTCTTTTAAAGAAATTGAAATCTCCCGATGCGACTTATCAATTATTTGATTTTTACCATGTTACTGAACGGCTACAGAAATTTGCTGATGTAGCGTTTAGTGATGATAAGGAGCGGAATAATTGGTTTAAAAAAGCACGGAGAACTTTAAAAAAAAGTAATGCCATGACCATAATTAGGCAGATGGATGAATTTATATCTGAAGCTACGGGAGAGCGTTGTAAAACTATGGTCACACAGAGAAATTACCTTTTACGTGCCTATCGTGAAAGGCGTTTAAATTACGCTAAGATACTAGACCAAAAACTACCAATAGGTAGTGGAGCAATTGAGAGTTTAATTCGTCAAGTTGTCAACTTAAGAATCAAGGGTAACAGTAAATTTTGGTTGAAAGAAAATGCAGAAATTATCTTACATCTGCGTTGTCAATGGATGGCTGGAAGTTGGGATAATTTTTGTGGTTCTATCTTTAATTCTTTTATCAAACCCCAAGCTGCTTGATAAATTTTATACTTTAATCTTGCCTTTAATTTACTTTTTGACATAATTCATACTAAGTATGAAAGG
This window harbors:
- a CDS encoding ISLre2 family transposase produces the protein MKKNISANLNFADSLSDFQKDVTNLLDLKNIEEWSGKIVKEREEKIRQAALVLAGQCIAILLHKLSQSESAHQTAINQTKGWWHTDTQRHGYTKREILTVGNVVVNLKLPYVVQKREKKAKNKSTNVGFCPLLKWLGMSEGLTPLVWSDITKYGAIASSFEAAHTILGDWGINISLKRIERLTYKFGQISIDLRQTKISNLQQGKLPGGNILKDQRVVIAVDGGRSRIRINKKGRKNLKTNKHGFTGEWVEPKLLTIYVVDEQGKKVKNGEINIVNDGTYEDYKGFLPILEMHLISLGISQAKQVLLVADGAEWIWKHIPPLLKKLKSPDATYQLFDFYHVTERLQKFADVAFSDDKERNNWFKKARRTLKKSNAMTIIRQMDEFISEATGERCKTMVTQRNYLLRAYRERRLNYAKILDQKLPIGSGAIESLIRQVVNLRIKGNSKFWLKENAEIILHLRCQWMAGSWDNFCGSIFNSFIKPQAA